One stretch of Chiloscyllium plagiosum isolate BGI_BamShark_2017 chromosome 17, ASM401019v2, whole genome shotgun sequence DNA includes these proteins:
- the nkd1 gene encoding protein naked cuticle homolog 1 isoform X3, producing the protein MGSAGEYSREGYSEEHYPLEVALPPENTDDFSNTTEKKMEKEATGQSGVKKQLKFEELECDVSVEDDNRQEWTFTLYDFDNNGKVTREDITSLLHTIYEVVDASVNHSPSSSKTLRVKLTVTPDASQKNKGNQTDVNNTWQKTENKCVDESKNFEKKTRAPLRRHNSDQHPQQNSCHRHCVDENIERRNHYLDLAGIENYTSKFGPGSPPVASRKESHVKVSQHARSRSHDPEVMHSHHRKCQTVDGGHSHLNHSSYTRMIELQQRLRNQDSSKHLVKSPRTLSKNMMASVQAGKVGKNKFSQSLYMPLTSTPVVVTPNIPYLPMQLGQQHQQSHKKHKQRSKDSHQVYKTFQPPSRVVEQEHVRDLPSLMLYEGHVGRIVQRHEHHHHHEHHHHYHHFYQT; encoded by the exons TTGCCCTACCTCCAGAGAACACTGATGACTTCAGTAATAcaactgaaaagaaaatggaaaaagaaGCAACTGGACAAAGTGGTGTGAAGAAACAACTGAAATTTGAA GAGTTGGAATGTGATGTTTCAGTAGAAGACGACAACAGGCAAGAATGGACATTCACACTCTATGACTTCGATAACAATGGGAAAGTCACTCGTGAG GATATCACTAGTCTTCTGCACACAATCTATGAGGTGGTCGATGCATCTGTGAACCACTCACCAAGTTCCAGTAAGACATTGCGGGTAAAGCTAACTGTGACACCTGATGCAAGCCAGAAAAATAAAGGCAATCAAACAG ATGTTAACAATACATGgcaaaaaactgaaaataaatgtgtGGACGAGTCAAAGAATTTCGAGAAGAAAACCCGTGCCCCCCTCAG ACGTCACAACAGTGACCAGCATCCCCAGCAAAATAGCTGCCATCGCCACTGTGTGGATGAGAACATAGAAAGGAGAAACCACTACCTTGACTTGGCAGGGATAGAAAACTACACTTCAAAATTTGGACCAG gttcacctcCAGTGGCTTCGAGAAAGGAAAGTCATGTGAAAGTTTCTCAACATGCCAGATCCCGTTCCCATGATCCTGAGGTCATGCAcagtcaccacaggaaatgtcaaACTGTGGATGGAGGGCACAGTCACCTTAATCATTCTTCTTACACTCGgatgattgaattacagcaaagACTACGTAATCAGGACAGCAGCAAGCACTTAGTCAAATCGCCGAGAACCCTGAGCAAAAATATGATGGCTTCGGTCCAGGCTGGAAAGGTTGGCAAAAACAAGTTTTCACAAAGTCTCTACATGCCACTGACCTCCACTCCTGTTGTAGTCACCCCAAATATTCCATATCTACCCATGCAGCTTGGTCAACAACATCAACAGAGTCacaagaaacacaaacaaagatCGAAGGATAGCCATCAAGTGTATAAAACCTTTCAGCCCCCTTCAAGAGTAGTAGAGCAAGAGCATGTGAGGGATTTGCCATCTCTTATGCTGTATGAAGGCCATGTTGGTCGGATTGTTCAGAGACATGAACATCATCACCACCATGAACATCATCATCACTACCATCATTTCTACCAGACATGA
- the nkd1 gene encoding protein naked cuticle homolog 1 isoform X2: MPPFANPEKVPKGSAGEYSREGYSEEHYPLEVALPPENTDDFSNTTEKKMEKEATGQSGVKKQLKFEELECDVSVEDDNRQEWTFTLYDFDNNGKVTREDITSLLHTIYEVVDASVNHSPSSSKTLRVKLTVTPDASQKNKGNQTDVNNTWQKTENKCVDESKNFEKKTRAPLRRHNSDQHPQQNSCHRHCVDENIERRNHYLDLAGIENYTSKFGPGSPPVASRKESHVKVSQHARSRSHDPEVMHSHHRKCQTVDGGHSHLNHSSYTRMIELQQRLRNQDSSKHLVKSPRTLSKNMMASVQAGKVGKNKFSQSLYMPLTSTPVVVTPNIPYLPMQLGQQHQQSHKKHKQRSKDSHQVYKTFQPPSRVVEQEHVRDLPSLMLYEGHVGRIVQRHEHHHHHEHHHHYHHFYQT, from the exons TTGCCCTACCTCCAGAGAACACTGATGACTTCAGTAATAcaactgaaaagaaaatggaaaaagaaGCAACTGGACAAAGTGGTGTGAAGAAACAACTGAAATTTGAA GAGTTGGAATGTGATGTTTCAGTAGAAGACGACAACAGGCAAGAATGGACATTCACACTCTATGACTTCGATAACAATGGGAAAGTCACTCGTGAG GATATCACTAGTCTTCTGCACACAATCTATGAGGTGGTCGATGCATCTGTGAACCACTCACCAAGTTCCAGTAAGACATTGCGGGTAAAGCTAACTGTGACACCTGATGCAAGCCAGAAAAATAAAGGCAATCAAACAG ATGTTAACAATACATGgcaaaaaactgaaaataaatgtgtGGACGAGTCAAAGAATTTCGAGAAGAAAACCCGTGCCCCCCTCAG ACGTCACAACAGTGACCAGCATCCCCAGCAAAATAGCTGCCATCGCCACTGTGTGGATGAGAACATAGAAAGGAGAAACCACTACCTTGACTTGGCAGGGATAGAAAACTACACTTCAAAATTTGGACCAG gttcacctcCAGTGGCTTCGAGAAAGGAAAGTCATGTGAAAGTTTCTCAACATGCCAGATCCCGTTCCCATGATCCTGAGGTCATGCAcagtcaccacaggaaatgtcaaACTGTGGATGGAGGGCACAGTCACCTTAATCATTCTTCTTACACTCGgatgattgaattacagcaaagACTACGTAATCAGGACAGCAGCAAGCACTTAGTCAAATCGCCGAGAACCCTGAGCAAAAATATGATGGCTTCGGTCCAGGCTGGAAAGGTTGGCAAAAACAAGTTTTCACAAAGTCTCTACATGCCACTGACCTCCACTCCTGTTGTAGTCACCCCAAATATTCCATATCTACCCATGCAGCTTGGTCAACAACATCAACAGAGTCacaagaaacacaaacaaagatCGAAGGATAGCCATCAAGTGTATAAAACCTTTCAGCCCCCTTCAAGAGTAGTAGAGCAAGAGCATGTGAGGGATTTGCCATCTCTTATGCTGTATGAAGGCCATGTTGGTCGGATTGTTCAGAGACATGAACATCATCACCACCATGAACATCATCATCACTACCATCATTTCTACCAGACATGA